In Lujinxingia sediminis, a single genomic region encodes these proteins:
- a CDS encoding helix-turn-helix domain-containing protein, which translates to MNQIAPPQHPDRPRVVTFGGGKGGTGKSTLCADIARALTRHQGRVLCVDASWHSPTLNILLGANEPAFDLGADDAQGLGDKGAHIADFIVSTAYTNVYLASLAAARRYPFTRPRVRPEEIIAQLHQLDFDWVLIDLPPSLSPFDVGLFTLSDTPILVGTPDPAAIRMMAQFLRASLFSAIGYHPEAPNFEDELVEVLYKQPLWLNTRSLRYDAPSAQSRAIIDETARQLEVYMVVNMVREGAEHDLGFVLSHALHRELQVFPRVLASIDYADRRWFYNRRTTGTGSSRNEEGLSNEIELLSRHIRDVQLVDLRYPRPIPARGDAHPALMMGLNPELSRNEVRQYCRRLWEGYRREASISLVFTEPTRRMEIAEELEGLYRHVLTMPSENFSRPEVDEAMRNYERERTAPPPRQEHPTPQPPRPPEFTPPAQPSAHQTETPPDHPETLAGDEAKAARRPAGAKSPGDAIAALRRRHGLSLQELSSRTHIGVKYLAAIETVDSDVLPRPVYLRGYLREISRVFDVPAQPLIEDYFRYLDQS; encoded by the coding sequence TTGAACCAGATCGCTCCCCCCCAACATCCCGACCGCCCGCGCGTCGTCACCTTCGGAGGCGGCAAAGGGGGTACCGGCAAGAGCACCCTGTGCGCCGACATCGCCCGGGCGTTGACCCGCCACCAGGGGCGCGTGCTCTGCGTCGACGCCTCCTGGCACTCGCCCACGCTCAACATCCTGCTGGGCGCCAATGAGCCTGCCTTCGACCTGGGCGCCGACGACGCGCAGGGCCTGGGGGATAAGGGAGCGCATATTGCCGATTTCATCGTGAGCACCGCGTACACCAATGTGTACCTGGCCTCGCTCGCGGCCGCGCGACGTTACCCATTTACGCGCCCGCGGGTGCGCCCCGAAGAGATCATCGCTCAGCTGCACCAACTCGACTTCGACTGGGTGCTTATCGATCTTCCCCCCAGCCTCTCGCCATTTGATGTGGGGCTCTTCACGTTGAGCGACACACCGATCCTGGTGGGCACGCCCGACCCGGCGGCGATCCGGATGATGGCCCAGTTTTTGCGCGCCTCGCTCTTCAGCGCCATCGGCTACCACCCGGAAGCTCCCAACTTTGAAGACGAACTTGTCGAGGTGCTCTACAAGCAGCCCTTGTGGCTGAACACCCGCTCGCTTCGTTACGATGCGCCCTCGGCCCAGTCCCGCGCCATCATCGATGAGACCGCCCGCCAGCTGGAGGTCTACATGGTGGTGAATATGGTGCGCGAGGGAGCCGAGCATGATCTGGGCTTTGTGCTCAGCCACGCACTCCACCGTGAGTTGCAGGTCTTCCCCAGAGTCCTGGCCAGCATCGACTACGCCGACCGCCGGTGGTTCTACAACCGCCGCACCACCGGCACCGGATCATCGCGCAATGAGGAAGGGCTGAGCAACGAGATCGAGTTGCTCTCGCGTCATATCCGCGACGTCCAGTTGGTTGACTTACGCTATCCGCGGCCCATCCCTGCCCGCGGCGATGCGCATCCGGCATTGATGATGGGACTCAACCCCGAGCTCAGCCGCAACGAGGTGCGCCAGTACTGCCGCAGGCTCTGGGAGGGATACCGGCGCGAAGCCTCCATCAGCCTGGTCTTCACCGAGCCCACCCGGAGGATGGAGATCGCCGAGGAGCTCGAAGGGCTCTACCGTCACGTGCTCACCATGCCCAGTGAGAACTTCTCGCGGCCGGAGGTCGATGAAGCCATGCGCAACTATGAGCGCGAGCGAACCGCCCCACCTCCCCGACAGGAGCACCCCACCCCCCAGCCTCCTCGCCCCCCGGAGTTTACTCCCCCGGCCCAGCCTTCGGCGCACCAGACCGAAACACCGCCGGACCATCCCGAGACGCTCGCAGGCGACGAGGCCAAAGCCGCGCGCCGCCCAGCCGGCGCAAAGTCGCCCGGAGACGCCATCGCCGCCCTTCGACGACGTCACGGGCTGAGCCTCCAGGAGCTGAGCTCCCGCACCCATATCGGCGTCAAATACCTGGCCGCCATCGAAACCGTCGACTCCGATGTGCTTCCACGGCCGGTCTACCTGCGCGGCTACCTGCGTGAGATCTCCCGTGTCTTCGATGTCCCGGCCCAGCCCCTGATCGAAGATTACTTCCGATATCTCGATCAATCGTGA